CCTGGCTTCCAGAATTGAGGCTATGGGTGACCCTGTGTCTCCCTGATTCAGTATGGTAAAGGACATGGATAGTGAGATAAGCTTATTGATTTGGTCTGTAAAACTGAATAGAGAAAAGCCTAAACAAAAACCACGTATTGAAATCAGTGACAATGTTCTTTCTGTAAGAGTATGCTGATTTATAGATATTCAAACCTGTTAGGATATTCTTTTTGCTCATTAAAGACTCTTGTCTGCTCATTATACATGGAAAACAAAaagagtcccttccagctctaaattctgatTCTGTAATTAGAGATGGCCATGGTTTCAGAGTATGATTTTCACTTTTGCAGAACCTTATCAGTTAGTGTTTGGATTACATGAGAATTTATTTGCTGATATTCACTCAATTAGGTTATGTATCTTCTTCCTGTTTAGTCACTGGAACTGCAAGAAAGAAGGTTttgttaagttttaaaattatttccaaatttactataaaataatgaaaacagtcTTTCAAAATGTGTAGGAGAAGCTATTATTGTTAAAAAACAAAGACTGTTGTCACTTCAGTGATCTCTAATGAATCCTAATGCTCAAGTCACTTTCACTGATTCACAGatggccagttttttttttttttaattaaaggggaaaaaccatagtgcttttttttttttttaattttaatctccctACCTCTATTTGCGAGGATGATTTATTGTTATACCACTGGTTTTCGTTTTTATTTGTGCTGTTCTACAAAGCAAATGTTTCTTATATTTATGTCCCAGTCGATGATAGCTTCTTCATCCAACAAATAGCTTTGCTTTTTATTCTATTTGCAGAACTATTATGGATTAAACTGTTGATTCAACAAATATGTTGGAAATAATGTGCTGTAAATTTTAAGATGTTAACATGAtgctttccttttgtttcttagcTGTCCAGACAACCCTTAAATTTACTTATGGAGAAAAGTATCCAGATGAAATGCCTCATTATGAAATATTCTCCCAGGAAAACCTAGAAGATAATGATGTTTCAGATATAGTAAAATTATTAGAGTTACAAGtaagaaaaaggaaacacattttgctgttttcttgtctttttttttttattttaacgtgtgtgtgtgtgtgtgtgcgcgcgcgcgcgtgtgtgtgtgtgtgtgtgtgtgtgtgtgtgtgtgtgtgtgtcagacagacagacagagacagatttgGACAAAATCATAAATGtctctaaaattattatttaaatctcACAAATTAAGGTTTCAAGAAAACATCAGCCATCTGACCTTGTCATtgaactgaaactgttctctccagccttaccaatgatttctttctttcttttttttaatccttaccttttgtcttagagacgggattgtcttttgcctctttttcataTCTCcatcccttagcacagtgcttgggatataataggtacttaataactatttattgactttttttacTGGACATTCAACCATTAGGGAAATCTCTTAGCCTTTGTTTTTGGCACCTCCCAGGGTGCTAACCTGATTAGTAAAGAGAGTTTTCTCATTGTGGGAGTTTCCTATATCAGTGAAATTATAGGCTTGGTCCCTCATCTCTATTTATATTGTTAGTGTTTATAATAAGAGGCTACTTGGATGGATCTTctagtagacattttaaaaaaattgcttttctttggcCTTGTAGGCAGAAGAAAACCTTGGTATGGTAATGATCTTCACTCTGGTATCAGCTGTTCAAGAAAAACTCAATGAAATTgtagatcaaattaaaaatagaagagaagaagaaaagaaacagaaagaaaaagaagcagaagaagcagaAAGGGTATGGAGAAGACTTAAGGTTTAATTTATAGGAAGTAGTTTTTCATTTcctaaattcatatttttattggtGAAGTACATCAACAGGAAAAAATATAGTGCCCCTTTTTCTTTGGTTAGCGGTAGAGGAGATAGTACTGATTGGGGTTCGATCAGTGGAATTAAAACTCAAATATTGCACCAAAAAGTCTTAGTGATATCAAATGGGCTAAAGGTGGTTTTGTAGTATCAGTCTCTCAGTCAGTTTAAACATTCCATATAAATAAAAGTCAATAAAATATAATCCTTTGTGGAAAGGATTTTCCTAAACTACTATGTAAAAGTTGCAAAGATTGTTACAAGAATTTTAGGAACTATAAAATATTAGGTTCTTAGTATTACACATTAGTATGATACAagttaattactttttaaaaaagacaaattggCCACAAATTACTTTCATTATTTTGCtgtgtgtaagtggaaatttgaTGCACCTGAGCTGTATCCTTTTAAGTTATGTGCTCACTTTACATCTTTACGTTGAGAGATCAATCAGCggggctctttttgggctttgcttttggtaaagtgctgcaggtCTGAATCTTTGACTCTGTGCTCTGCTCATttggctgaaggaatccctttctctattttccttaacttttgtaataataaaatcattaaagATTTCTCCCAAATACCTTTGAATCCTTATATGAGTAGCCTGTGAAAAAGTTTTGACAGGCAAGCAGAAAAgaagttaattattattattttttaaacccttgtacttcggtgtattgtctcataggtggaagattggtatgggtgggcaatgggggtcaagtgacttgcccagggtcacacagctgggaaatggctgaggccgggtttgaacctaggacctcctgtctctaggcctgactctcactccactgagctacccagctgccccaagaagttaattatttttaaacattttcttagGATTGactgaaatatattcattttacttcccttctctAGTTACCAGTTGGTAACTTTTCGGTATCCtggaatttgggaaatggttAATTTTGGCTTTAGAACTATGGACTTACTTCTCTGGCCCTTCTatatctgtttttgttttctaagCAATGTTTCCATGGCACTCCTGTAACAATTGAGAATTTCTTAAGTTGGAAGGCCAAGTTTGATGCAGAGCTCTTAgaagttaaaaggaaaagaatgaaggaagaagaacaagctggaaaaaataaattaagtggtatgactttgttttctttccctcagaACAACATGTTCCATATCCCAGCaagaaaaaacacatttgagaaaattgtttttaagggggaaaattatattttgtattgtGAGAAAAATGACAGTACCTTGTAAATTTTTACATAGTAACACTCCAATTTTTGTGGTATCTTTATGAAAAGGAAGGTGGGAAGATAGTATTTTGCACGTGGAGAAAAAGGCATGTGATGTAGTTGATATTTATAAGCTTCTCAGTGGCAGAGTTAAGCTGCATTATGCTTTTCATGGCTAAATCAATTTGTAAAGCTCaccatgtttcctttttttttgtcacagcATGGTATAATCTAAAGAGTTCTGATTTAGAAAGAACCTATGTGCAAATCTGGACTTACCGGTTAATACCCATGGGATTGTGGGTAATTCATTTCTGTGGGCCTGacttcacatctgtaaaatgagagaattggactagatgatctcaaagggcCCATTCCATAGTCAGGATGACCTGACACTTctcaaagatcatagatttagaactagaagagctctttaacactcattttacagataagaaatgaAGGCCAagggaagttaagtaatttgcctaataGGTTATACAAGTAGTAAATGGCAGCACTttgattcaaacccagggcttttTACTACAAATCCCAGACACTTTCAGCTCTGTGAACTCTAGGCATGTgcttcatttctctggacctcagtttccccttttgtaGAATGGGGGTgataaataatagcacttacctcctaggGATGCATGCAGAtgtcagatgagataatgtatataaagtgatTGGTGAATCTGCCGGGattgctacataaatgtcagctgcTATGATTTCATGCTAATTGTGAATAAATCTCATAGATCCTTTGGCCATTATATTGGATAAATTCCAAAATCCATTGAAATTGAGTGGAAGGAATGCTTGATTTTGAGTCACGATTCTGGGTTCAtattctagctctgccacttaactGCCTGTGTGACTTCCCCTCTTTGagccacagttttctcatttgtaaaatagggaacTAAATGGCCTCTTAAAGCTCTTTCAGCTCAATATTTATTACCCTAAAATGAGAGAGCAgcatattcctttttctttcattatcaTTCTAGAAaggtttgaggttttttttttgcttttttttcttttttctttttttctttttttttttccttttttttgcctcagAAAACTATTTACTTTGATGAAAATGTACTGATTTCTTTCAGGAAAACAGCTATTTGAAACAGATCACAATCTTGACACATCTGATATCCAGTTCCTGGAAGATGGTAGGCCAgctatttggtttatttttttaaactatgactACAACTGTAATATGTAAAAACTTGATAGTTTGTATTGTCTTCTCCATCATATTCAATGTAAAGTTCTTCCTTCCAGTATAAAAAGACATCAGGAAtttagaaaatcattctttaCCATTGAAGATATCTATTGACTTTATTCATTTAAGCTAAGCAATTATATTGCAATTGTTATTAActttattaactttaaaaaattgttctgaaAGAACAAAACTTGAGCAAGAATAgtatcagtttttttttgtttgtttgtttgttttattttaaacccttaacttctgtgtattgacttataggcggaagagtggtaagggtaggcaatgggggtcaaatgacttgcccagggtcacacagctgggaagtgtctgaggccagatttgaacctaggacctcccgtctctaggcctggctttcaatccactgagctacccagctgcccctatagtaTCAGTTTTTAagtcaagaaaaaacaaatttttaaaaatttaaatttttaaaaattcagcccCAGTACTCAATGCTCCATTTTTCCTCAGTTGTTCTACATAAATTCATTTAATCTTAATTTCCACGTCCTCTGGTGGCCTTAGAAGAAGACTCTTTAAGATTTCAAACACTGAACTTTTTTCATCTGACCCCAAATGTCTTACTTTTTACTGCTCCTCCTCTTATTTCTGCTacatttgattttcatttttgctttgacATATCTTCCCCCAATGAATGCTTGCTTTCCAAATCTATTAGTTAACCACATTTTGACTTTACTAGTCTTCCTACCCATATCATACCTTGTGACCACCCATTTTATTGTTACCCTTGAATAGCACCTCCCCAGGTGCTGGTGCCCTTTCCCCAGAAGTTACTTTGTTCATATTTTGTACTCAGTTTTATGTTCCCTGCCCCAGTGGAATGTAGACTGCTTGAGGGAACTGTTTGATTCTtgatctttgtatccttagcatctagcacagtaccttattgaactgaattgaaccaagtagcacagtggctagagcagcaggcctggagttgggaggacctgagttcaagtgaagcctcagacacatcctagctgtgtgaccctggacaagtcacttaacgccaatagcctaacccttaccattcttctgccttggaattcataTTTTGCATgggttctaaaatagaagataaagaaTTTTCAGGAATAAAGAGGTGATAGTCTTGCTGTGACTTGATCAGTTAGAGCACCTGTGGAGTTTTATGTTTAGTTCTGGGCAGCacattttaaaagacaattcATAGGAAAAACTAGGACAGTGAAAGGTCTTCATGTCTTAAGGTTAAATTGAAGGAAACTGGACATCTTAGagaagatttggggggggggggtgcctgTTATCtcttaagtatttgaaaggctgtcctctaggagaaaaattagacttatttTGTTTGAGAAGGCAGAAATAAGTGATGGGCATAAGTTGGAAAGAAGATCTGGTTTTGTTATAGATTCACTCTGAGATTGGATAGTTCCACTGCATAATAAGGAGTTCACAGTAGACCAGTTAACTTGGTTTTATTCTTTAGGCCTCAGGCTGTATCTCTAGCTGTGGCCAGCCAGCTGTTCAATGCATGAGTTCTCAAGGGATCTTGGATggaaatatgaaaatgtgttcaAATTAGTCCACTTAAAAAATTCCTTGAGTTTCTACTGTGTACTTCTCCATATGCAAATCTATCAATACTGCCAGTATGGAAGTAGACTACAacctaaaaaacaaacataagCCCTGCCAGTGATCAGATTATTAGTCTCATCTTTATCTCAGTTAATTAAGTTATAAAGCACCTCTTATGTGTACTGATACAAAGAAGATATATAGGCTTAGTTCATAGTTTAGTGTTGCAGGGGCATTAGTGAATAATTCATTTTAGGAATAATGTAATTAAATGGATTTTCATAATGTGAATTGAGAGTAGTTGGGGAGAAAGCTTGATGCATCAAAAAATAATGAGAACTACATACACATCCTGTTTACAGAATTGTCTGCCTATGGAAGAATCATTTTCCCTGGGCCCTGGATCCCTCTTCTGTCAAGGTGCTCTAAATCTATATAATCCTTTGGTCCTAAGGAAACTAGTCATTGTAATGCtgaatataatatgtatgtaccTGTTATCACAAAAACTCACTCTTACTATCATACAAAGCAAAAGTTGTGGGGTTTGAATAATATTTAATCGTTTGCATTTCCATGAGGAAATTTAGAGGTTCTATTTAATCATTCCAATGAGTTGCTTCTGACTGTCCCTTTTGTTCctgaggaaataataaaaaaatagaaattctcttttctttacagCTGGTAACAGTGTGGAAGTAGATGAATCTTTGTTCCAAGAAATGGATGACTTGGAACTAGAAGATGATGAGGATGATCCTGATTTTAATCCAGTTGATTTAGAGAGTGACTAGTGTGGCTCAGCTGACTAATGAACTGGTGGTGTCAGCAGTGTGCAAGTCCCCGTCCTTGTATCTCTACTTGCAGAGAAGCTGGAATGCCACAGCATCTGTGGCTTTGCTGAGCGTGTgttggtttccttttcttttttctaagaaaaaaataattttaattttcaggagAATATTCTTCTGATGACTTTCATCATTGTACTTTAATAAATTGACTTGAAAATTTCAACTGTAAAGTATCTGGTGCAATTTGATGGCATCAAGCAATCAGCATGTTTGTGAGCAAACTAGGTCAGAATGGTGGAGGAAGGTCTATGCCGACTAAATGTGACTCATGGATGTCCTCAATGTGGAGATCCATGGAACATTTCCTGGGGGGCGTCTCAGAGTTCATCTTTGATGAAACTATAGTGATGAGATTCCATATCCTGTATATGGAGTAGAGAATAGGCAGATATATGAAGTAAGAGGATCAGTCTAGTACCACTAACTGTTCTAGGCCCCAGCTTCTTCATGTATAAAGtaggggtttggattagatgatctttaagtttccttctagctctaaatcttgtgatttttttctcccctctgaTCTTTCATAAGGTTCTTCAGATAGGTATGATCAGATAtgattctaagagacagagtATTAATAATGGAACACTTACTCTGCCAGACTTCACATTCCAGTCTCAATttgtaaaattattaataatgctCAAAATGTCTGCTAGTCAAAAGATGAGATAACTTAGTCCTatggtttaattaattaatactaCAAAGGTTTATATCTCAAGATAAATGGCTTTTCACTGATTCTTTTTTAACACTGGTAATCTCTgtagcaggggttcttaacctttttttggagGTCTGATAAAGCCTTTGGAcctcttttcagaatgtttttaaaaataaaaaatacattggattacaagggaaaacaattatattgaaccACAGTTACcaaaatatgtttcttttaaagGAAACATGTTCATGGAGCCCACATTAAGAATTCCTGCTGTAAAAGGATCCTAGTTCTTTCACCCACGGTCTCATTGCAGCAAAAGCCAAAAGGTGATTTTTGACTCCCGTTTGGTGTAGTTTTTCCTTGACTAACGCCAGTATCTAACCTCTCCCAGCCATTACTTATCCAATTGGACCTTGGAATATGGGAGTACAAATTGCCTCAAAGGTTGGTATGTGCAGTTGGGTCTGCTTGGCCAGACTGTTTCTAGTGTGGGGAAGGCtaaacactttttacaaatactatctcatttgatcctcacaacaatcttgggaggtagatgctattatcctca
The window above is part of the Gracilinanus agilis isolate LMUSP501 chromosome 4, AgileGrace, whole genome shotgun sequence genome. Proteins encoded here:
- the RWDD1 gene encoding RWD domain-containing protein 1 is translated as MTDYSEEQRNELEALESIYPDSFTVLSENPTSFTITVTSEAGENDETVQTTLKFTYGEKYPDEMPHYEIFSQENLEDNDVSDIVKLLELQAEENLGMVMIFTLVSAVQEKLNEIVDQIKNRREEEKKQKEKEAEEAERQCFHGTPVTIENFLSWKAKFDAELLEVKRKRMKEEEQAGKNKLSGKQLFETDHNLDTSDIQFLEDAGNSVEVDESLFQEMDDLELEDDEDDPDFNPVDLESD